The Hydrogenophaga crocea genome contains a region encoding:
- a CDS encoding MFS transporter: MATTTASASNAPMTREERKVIFASSLGTVFEWYDFYLYGSLAAIIARQFFSGLDPTSAYIFALLAFAAGFLVRPFGAIVFGRLGDMIGRKYTFLVTILLMGASTFIVGLLPSYASIGMAAPIILIILRMLQGLALGGEYGGAATYVAEHAPHGRRGFYTSWIQTTATLGLFLSLLVILGVRTAMGDKDFAEWGWRLPFLLSILLLGISVWIRLSLNESPAFQKMKAEGKTSKAPLTESFGQWKNLKIVILALLGLTAGQAVVWYTGQFYALFFLTTIAKVDATTANLLIATSLIIGTPFFIVFGILSDKIGRKPIILGGCLIAALTYFTVFPKLLNYANPALVAAQQATKVTVTADLKECSFQGSPIARDIDFRTTCDIAKRALTQAYIPYQSVQGQPGAPATITLGDKVLTAPVGVLNDKRDAFSADSAKAIAEFRKQLTDTAKAANLTVAADPEKMNKGMVLAILVFLVLLVTMVYGPIAAMLVELFPTRIRYTSMSLPYHIGNGWFGGLLPTTAFAMVAATGDIFYGLWYPVVVAAGTFVIGLLFVRETKDVDIYAHD; the protein is encoded by the coding sequence ATGGCAACCACCACAGCCAGTGCTTCGAATGCACCGATGACAAGGGAGGAACGCAAGGTCATTTTTGCTTCGTCCCTCGGTACCGTTTTCGAGTGGTACGACTTCTATCTCTACGGCTCGCTCGCGGCCATCATCGCGCGTCAGTTCTTCTCGGGTCTCGATCCCACGTCCGCTTACATCTTCGCGCTGCTGGCCTTTGCGGCCGGCTTCCTGGTGCGGCCTTTCGGCGCCATCGTGTTCGGCCGCCTGGGCGACATGATCGGGCGCAAGTACACCTTCCTGGTGACCATCCTGCTGATGGGCGCGTCCACCTTCATCGTGGGCCTGCTGCCGTCGTATGCCTCGATCGGCATGGCCGCGCCCATCATCCTCATCATCCTGCGCATGCTGCAAGGCCTGGCGCTCGGGGGTGAGTACGGCGGCGCGGCCACCTACGTGGCCGAACACGCGCCACACGGCCGGCGGGGCTTCTACACCTCGTGGATCCAGACCACCGCCACGCTGGGCCTGTTCCTGTCGCTGCTCGTGATCCTGGGCGTGCGCACCGCCATGGGCGACAAGGACTTCGCCGAGTGGGGCTGGCGCCTGCCGTTCCTGCTGTCCATCCTGCTGCTGGGCATCTCGGTGTGGATCCGCCTGAGCCTCAACGAGAGCCCGGCGTTCCAGAAGATGAAGGCCGAGGGCAAGACCTCCAAGGCGCCGCTGACCGAATCCTTCGGCCAGTGGAAGAACCTCAAGATCGTGATCCTCGCGCTGCTGGGCCTCACGGCGGGCCAGGCGGTGGTCTGGTACACGGGCCAGTTCTACGCGCTGTTCTTCCTCACCACCATCGCCAAGGTCGACGCGACCACGGCCAACCTGCTGATCGCGACCTCGCTGATCATCGGCACGCCGTTCTTCATCGTGTTCGGCATCCTGTCCGACAAGATCGGCCGCAAGCCCATCATCCTCGGCGGCTGCCTGATCGCCGCGCTGACCTACTTCACGGTCTTCCCCAAGCTGCTCAACTACGCCAACCCGGCGCTGGTGGCGGCGCAGCAGGCCACCAAGGTCACGGTCACGGCCGACCTCAAGGAGTGCTCGTTCCAGGGCAGCCCGATCGCGCGCGACATCGACTTCCGCACCACCTGCGACATCGCCAAGCGCGCGCTCACCCAGGCCTACATCCCGTACCAGAGCGTGCAGGGCCAGCCGGGCGCGCCGGCCACCATCACGCTGGGCGACAAGGTGCTGACCGCGCCGGTGGGTGTGCTCAACGACAAGCGCGACGCGTTCTCGGCCGACAGCGCCAAGGCCATCGCCGAGTTCCGCAAGCAGCTCACCGACACCGCCAAGGCGGCCAACCTCACCGTGGCGGCGGACCCCGAGAAGATGAACAAGGGCATGGTGCTGGCCATCCTGGTGTTCCTGGTGCTGCTCGTGACCATGGTGTACGGCCCGATCGCGGCCATGCTCGTCGAGCTGTTCCCGACCCGCATCCGCTACACCTCGATGAGCCTGCCGTACCACATCGGCAACGGCTGGTTCGGCGGCCTGCTGCCCACCACGGCGTTTGCCATGGTGGCGGCCACGGGCGACATCTTCTACGGCCTCTGGTACCCGGTGGTCGTGGCCGCAGGCACCTTCGTGATCGGCCTGCTGTTTGTTCGCGAGACCAAGGACGTGGACATCTACGCCCACGACTGA
- a CDS encoding VC_2705 family sodium/solute symporter → MLEGPAYAAYKRRLHRILALYVLSLIAFLLVMLWAEHNGVSKRWLGPILLFSTVMMYGAIGVYGRTADPEEYYVAGRRIPPVYNGMAAAADWMSAASFISLAGGLYLQGFGGSDMQAGGLAFVLGWTGGFCLVGLLIAPHLRKLNLYTVPDYFVHRFGGRWPRRLAALSAVLCSFTYVVAQIYGVGLVASRLTGVHFDIGIMLGLGGVVLCSFLGGMRAITWTQVAQYVILLLAFLVPVSWLAYQQLGNPLAPLAHGAQLPKIAALEHQLMESPKEKEVQLAFQARARQYEQWLKDVEGSLKQQRIAAQERVRVLTEQNADIEVVVAARRELAALPKDAASAREQWTRAMKDSQDRARPLGGLLPHTQAFAGDPEGTPAERQAFDTSRANFLALMFCLMVGTAGLPHLLTRYYTTPSVAAARSSVGWSLFFIALLYLSAPALATLVKYEVMSNVVGRSFDALPAWLAQWSNFDDSLLSVTDINGDGILQFGEIRLGADVIMLATPELGGMPYVVSGLVAAGGLAAALSTADGLLLTISNSLVRDTYCREFAQDVPPERRVILSKFALLSVASLAAFVASLKPAEILPLVASSFSLAASALVPAMVMGIFWSRTTGAAAVAGMLAGLGVTVSYMMLNAPAVRAVLGLAPGQDLWWGIQPVSAGVFGVPMGFAVIALVSLLRRRNGARA, encoded by the coding sequence GCTGGCTCGGCCCCATCCTGCTGTTCTCCACCGTCATGATGTACGGGGCCATCGGCGTGTACGGCCGCACCGCCGACCCCGAGGAGTACTACGTCGCGGGCCGGCGCATCCCGCCGGTCTACAACGGCATGGCCGCGGCCGCCGACTGGATGAGCGCCGCCTCGTTCATCAGCCTGGCCGGCGGGCTCTACCTGCAGGGCTTCGGCGGCTCCGACATGCAGGCCGGCGGCCTGGCCTTCGTGCTCGGCTGGACCGGCGGCTTCTGCCTCGTGGGCCTGCTCATCGCGCCGCACCTGCGCAAGCTCAACCTGTACACCGTGCCCGATTACTTCGTGCACCGCTTCGGCGGGCGCTGGCCGCGCCGGCTCGCGGCGCTGTCGGCGGTGCTGTGTTCGTTCACCTACGTGGTGGCGCAGATTTACGGTGTGGGCCTGGTGGCCTCGCGCCTGACGGGCGTGCACTTCGACATCGGCATCATGCTCGGTCTGGGTGGCGTGGTGCTGTGTTCGTTCCTCGGTGGCATGCGCGCCATCACCTGGACCCAGGTGGCGCAGTACGTCATCTTGCTGCTGGCCTTTCTGGTGCCGGTGTCCTGGCTGGCCTACCAGCAGCTCGGCAATCCGCTTGCGCCGCTCGCGCACGGCGCGCAGCTGCCCAAGATCGCGGCGCTCGAGCACCAGCTCATGGAGTCGCCCAAGGAAAAAGAGGTGCAGCTCGCGTTCCAGGCGCGGGCACGCCAGTACGAGCAGTGGCTCAAGGACGTGGAAGGCTCGCTCAAGCAGCAGCGCATCGCGGCCCAGGAGCGCGTGCGCGTGCTCACCGAGCAGAACGCCGACATCGAGGTGGTGGTGGCCGCGCGCCGGGAACTCGCGGCCCTGCCCAAAGACGCGGCCAGCGCGCGCGAGCAGTGGACGCGCGCCATGAAGGACAGCCAGGACCGCGCGCGCCCGCTGGGCGGCCTGTTGCCGCACACCCAGGCCTTCGCGGGCGACCCCGAGGGCACGCCCGCCGAGCGCCAGGCCTTCGACACCTCGCGCGCCAACTTCCTCGCGCTCATGTTCTGCCTCATGGTGGGCACGGCGGGGCTGCCGCACCTGCTCACGCGTTACTACACCACGCCGTCGGTGGCGGCGGCGCGGTCGTCGGTGGGCTGGTCGCTGTTCTTCATCGCCTTGCTCTACCTGAGCGCGCCCGCGCTGGCCACGCTCGTGAAGTACGAGGTGATGAGCAACGTGGTGGGGCGCAGCTTCGACGCGCTGCCGGCCTGGCTCGCGCAGTGGTCCAACTTCGACGACTCGCTGCTCTCGGTGACCGACATCAACGGCGACGGCATCCTGCAGTTCGGCGAGATCCGGCTCGGCGCCGACGTGATCATGCTGGCCACACCCGAGCTCGGCGGCATGCCCTATGTGGTGTCGGGCCTGGTGGCCGCAGGCGGGCTTGCGGCCGCGCTGTCCACCGCCGACGGCCTGCTGCTGACCATCAGCAACTCGCTGGTGCGCGACACCTACTGCCGCGAGTTCGCACAGGACGTGCCGCCCGAGCGGCGCGTGATCCTGTCCAAGTTCGCGCTGCTCAGCGTGGCCTCGCTCGCGGCCTTCGTGGCCTCGCTCAAGCCCGCCGAGATCCTGCCGCTCGTGGCCTCGTCGTTCTCGCTCGCGGCCTCGGCGCTGGTGCCGGCCATGGTCATGGGCATCTTCTGGTCGCGCACCACGGGCGCGGCCGCGGTGGCCGGCATGCTCGCGGGCCTGGGCGTGACCGTGAGCTACATGATGCTCAACGCGCCGGCCGTGCGTGCGGTGCTGGGCCTGGCGCCCGGCCAGGACCTGTGGTGGGGCATTCAGCCGGTGTCGGCCGGGGTGTTCGGCGTGCCGATGGGGTTTGCGGTCATCGCCCTGGTGAGTCTGCTGCGGCGCCGCAATGGGGCGCGGGCCTGA